Proteins from a genomic interval of Sphingobacterium lactis:
- a CDS encoding bifunctional metallophosphatase/5'-nucleotidase produces MNSIWRAILLLLALLTAHVALPQQPQLLYFTDAHQLYALDDVPGGRGGVARLKYIVDRYRQDNPQLLTIHGGDFVGGVLYGGLSKGKHMVQALNRIPVDIFNFGQHEFDYGVDHLQSLITAAKGQFFTSNLIQPDGTPIFGLPKSLVKEIQGQQFLFIGLTDQMNTTKQDPRIQAEDIHVAVESFFRQQADKAFDQVIVLSQMDLQKNRELVRRFPQITLVLTEELHEYDTQIDYVGQVPIVATAGNMSSVAAITFSDAGRPSIAIIALDSTIRQDPQMLRWETEERAAVDALLGERLGHLQVALAVDQGRTGESLAGNLITDAMQSFYKTDIALIDGNGIRNAVDSGDFTLEKARQLLPFGNKIVVVRMAGKDLKAFISSQLLAAKPKVMQVAGMRYQWDKRNNQVLFPTLSDEEQYTVAMNDYNFGKLDVPVDVLVGAESPSALEDFDVLKRYVQKHQVIRPVLSKRITIIEKD; encoded by the coding sequence ATGAACTCCATCTGGCGAGCAATCCTCCTTCTTTTGGCCTTGCTGACGGCGCATGTTGCGCTGCCGCAACAGCCACAGCTCCTTTATTTTACGGATGCCCATCAATTGTATGCCTTGGACGATGTCCCTGGCGGTCGGGGCGGTGTCGCCCGGTTGAAATATATCGTGGACCGGTACCGGCAGGATAACCCCCAGCTGCTGACGATCCATGGTGGGGACTTTGTCGGCGGGGTGCTGTATGGCGGGCTGTCTAAAGGAAAGCACATGGTGCAGGCGCTGAACCGCATACCTGTGGATATCTTCAACTTCGGTCAGCATGAGTTTGATTACGGTGTGGACCATCTCCAGAGCTTAATTACGGCAGCCAAGGGGCAGTTCTTCACCAGCAACCTGATCCAGCCCGATGGCACCCCAATTTTTGGTCTGCCCAAATCATTGGTCAAGGAAATTCAAGGTCAACAGTTCCTGTTCATTGGCCTGACCGATCAAATGAACACCACCAAACAGGACCCGCGAATACAGGCCGAAGATATACATGTAGCCGTGGAATCGTTCTTCCGGCAACAGGCCGATAAGGCTTTCGATCAGGTCATTGTCCTTTCCCAAATGGATCTGCAAAAAAATCGGGAGCTGGTCCGTAGATTTCCGCAGATCACCTTGGTCCTTACCGAGGAACTGCATGAATATGACACACAGATAGACTATGTGGGGCAGGTCCCTATCGTGGCTACCGCCGGTAATATGAGTTCCGTTGCAGCAATTACCTTTTCGGATGCGGGCAGACCAAGCATTGCGATCATTGCCCTGGATAGCACGATAAGGCAGGATCCACAGATGCTGCGGTGGGAAACCGAAGAACGTGCCGCAGTGGATGCGCTGCTCGGGGAAAGACTGGGGCATCTACAGGTAGCCTTGGCTGTTGACCAGGGCCGGACCGGAGAATCGCTCGCTGGTAACCTCATTACGGATGCCATGCAGTCTTTTTACAAAACGGATATTGCGCTGATTGATGGCAATGGCATTCGAAACGCCGTGGATAGTGGAGACTTTACCTTGGAAAAGGCCCGGCAACTTCTCCCATTCGGGAATAAGATTGTCGTGGTGCGGATGGCAGGTAAAGACCTGAAAGCATTTATCAGCAGCCAACTGCTGGCGGCGAAGCCCAAGGTCATGCAGGTCGCGGGCATGCGCTATCAATGGGATAAGCGGAATAATCAGGTTTTATTCCCAACACTTTCGGATGAAGAACAGTATACGGTGGCCATGAACGATTATAATTTTGGCAAGCTGGACGTGCCGGTCGACGTGCTGGTGGGAGCGGAGAGCCCCAGCGCGCTGGAAGATTTCGACGTGCTGAAACGCTATGTACAAAAACACCAGGTGATACGTCCTGTCCTTTCAAAACGCATCACGATCATCGAAAAAGATTAA
- a CDS encoding DinB family protein, which translates to MKNPKSTQLDIVIPAYRMHTQTFLNVLAGISEADAQKRIADKTNHLIWMAGNYVNVRYNVGAILGLPVEDPHQDLFYMGKALDTSKTYPTLEELLANFHDISPKVYQALLDVNDDTLAEPFPIDMGIPFVKEDKLNFIGMCIGREDYLCGQMALVRRILDYPAMSYDVDPKIDY; encoded by the coding sequence ATGAAAAATCCAAAATCAACTCAACTGGACATCGTCATCCCTGCGTACCGCATGCACACGCAAACTTTTCTGAATGTTTTGGCGGGCATCAGCGAAGCGGATGCACAAAAACGAATTGCCGATAAGACCAACCACCTCATCTGGATGGCGGGCAATTATGTCAATGTCCGCTACAATGTGGGAGCCATCCTGGGTTTACCGGTCGAGGACCCACATCAGGATCTTTTTTACATGGGCAAGGCTTTGGATACTTCGAAAACCTATCCCACCTTGGAGGAACTTCTGGCCAACTTTCACGATATCTCCCCAAAAGTTTACCAGGCGCTATTGGACGTGAACGACGATACACTGGCTGAACCCTTTCCCATCGACATGGGCATCCCTTTCGTCAAGGAAGATAAATTGAATTTCATCGGCATGTGCATCGGTCGGGAGGATTACCTCTGCGGTCAGATGGCGTTGGTTCGCCGAATACTGGATTACCCTGCCATGAGCTACGATGTCGATCCGAAAATCGACTATTAA
- the ppk1 gene encoding polyphosphate kinase 1 produces the protein MAKDKQLQNPTFLDRDISWLFFNQRVLDEASKSKTPLLERLKFLAIFSSNLDEFYRVRIPMLNGMWKLHKKELVEHPITNPKESIYKQAKKIIRKQQKQFGKILVKEILPGLAAEGIILNYGQPLPDFALEELRRYYYVHIAGYIQIIDLQQVKDFFPLNNEIYFYCTTIDEQAYIVHIPSGRIPRFKVIEEEGKTYVFFIDDIIKQFITETETFHKLDKIYSFKVTRDAELNVKEEAGRDLSKDLVKELKKRDFGLATRLLYPYDLPQQELQYALDYLNLKKSNTMTGGKYHNMKDFFAFPIAKPHLSYPKFETATLKTGNIEDSASIFSLLDQGDQLLHTPYQDYDMVLRFFNEAALDPQVTHIYTTVYRLAKDSKIGNALLSAARNGKHVFVFVELKARFDEDNNILWAKRLEKEGVHISYGIPKIKVHAKIALAKRKERYYGLLSTGNLNENTAKQYTDHSLLTADQDMLQELQTLFTFLKEKRHKNPEDDITFKHLLVAQFNLYQRYLDLLDFEINEAKAGRKAHVRIKLNNLEEESMISKLYAASQAGVQVELIVRGICRLVPQQKGLSENITVKRIVGRFLEHSRIFHFHHAGEDRIFLGSSDWMYRNIFNRIEVCFPVTSDRLKGQLLHYIDLQLADDSSATWIDQQGNNISVEKGKGVNAQEQIRNYLAEM, from the coding sequence ATGGCAAAGGACAAGCAGTTACAGAACCCTACATTTTTAGATCGAGATATCAGTTGGTTATTCTTCAACCAACGGGTGCTGGATGAGGCCAGTAAATCCAAGACCCCACTGCTGGAGCGGTTGAAATTTCTGGCGATTTTTTCCAGCAACCTGGATGAGTTTTACCGTGTTCGTATTCCGATGTTGAACGGCATGTGGAAGCTGCACAAAAAGGAACTGGTGGAACATCCCATTACAAATCCGAAGGAAAGCATCTATAAACAGGCAAAAAAGATAATCCGCAAGCAGCAGAAACAATTTGGCAAGATATTGGTCAAGGAGATCCTCCCTGGACTTGCTGCTGAAGGCATCATCTTGAATTATGGTCAACCCTTGCCCGATTTTGCCTTGGAGGAGTTGCGCCGGTATTACTACGTACACATCGCAGGATATATCCAGATCATCGATCTGCAGCAGGTGAAAGATTTCTTTCCCCTGAACAATGAAATCTATTTTTACTGTACTACTATAGATGAGCAAGCTTACATCGTCCATATCCCAAGTGGTCGGATACCGCGATTCAAGGTCATAGAGGAGGAAGGCAAGACCTATGTCTTCTTTATCGACGATATTATCAAGCAGTTCATCACGGAAACCGAGACGTTCCATAAGCTGGATAAGATCTATAGCTTTAAGGTGACACGGGATGCGGAGCTGAACGTGAAGGAGGAAGCCGGTCGGGACCTGAGTAAGGACCTGGTGAAAGAGTTGAAAAAACGTGACTTCGGGTTGGCCACGCGCTTGTTGTACCCGTATGATCTGCCGCAACAGGAACTGCAGTATGCACTGGATTATCTGAACCTGAAGAAATCCAATACCATGACCGGCGGAAAGTACCACAACATGAAGGACTTCTTTGCCTTCCCCATTGCCAAGCCGCATCTGAGCTATCCAAAATTTGAAACAGCCACCTTGAAAACGGGCAACATCGAAGATAGCGCCAGTATCTTTTCCCTGCTTGATCAAGGGGACCAGTTGCTGCATACCCCCTATCAGGATTACGACATGGTGCTCCGCTTCTTCAATGAGGCCGCCCTGGATCCGCAGGTTACCCATATCTACACAACGGTTTACCGATTGGCCAAGGATTCCAAAATCGGCAATGCCCTGCTTTCAGCCGCACGCAACGGAAAGCACGTTTTCGTATTCGTGGAACTGAAAGCCCGATTTGATGAGGACAACAACATCCTTTGGGCAAAACGCCTGGAAAAAGAAGGCGTGCATATCTCCTATGGCATTCCGAAGATCAAGGTGCATGCGAAAATCGCCCTGGCGAAACGCAAGGAACGCTACTATGGTTTGCTCTCCACGGGTAACCTCAATGAGAATACCGCGAAGCAGTACACCGATCATTCCCTGCTCACTGCCGACCAGGACATGCTGCAGGAGCTGCAAACCCTTTTCACTTTCCTGAAAGAAAAGCGACACAAGAATCCCGAGGATGACATCACATTCAAACATCTTTTGGTTGCGCAATTTAATCTCTACCAGAGGTATCTGGACCTCTTGGATTTCGAAATCAATGAGGCCAAAGCCGGCCGAAAGGCCCATGTCCGGATTAAGTTGAATAACCTGGAAGAAGAATCGATGATCAGCAAGCTCTATGCCGCTTCGCAGGCCGGTGTACAGGTGGAATTGATTGTCCGCGGCATCTGCAGGCTTGTCCCACAACAAAAAGGCTTGAGTGAAAACATCACCGTCAAGCGCATTGTTGGGCGATTCCTGGAGCATTCCCGCATCTTCCACTTTCACCATGCCGGTGAGGACCGTATCTTTTTAGGGTCTTCAGATTGGATGTACCGCAATATATTCAACAGGATTGAGGTCTGCTTTCCGGTCACATCGGACAGGCTGAAAGGTCAGCTGTTACATTACATCGACCTGCAATTGGCCGATGACAGCAGCGCAACCTGGATCGATCAGCAGGGCAATAACATTTCGGTAGAAAAGGGAAAAGGGGTCAATGCCCAAGAGCAGATCAGAAACTACCTGGCTGAAATGTAA
- the tmk gene encoding dTMP kinase, which produces MAKKNLFIVLEGIDGSGKSTQTKLLKEKLAKAGHKLYTTFEPTDSPIGSLIRNIFNRRVVTDNRAIAALFVADRLDHLLNPVNGIIKKLEEGYTVICDRYYFSSYAYQSEEVSLNWLIEANSISQNLLKPDVNIYIDIDPEISMERLNKDRSSLEIFENLSNLQKVRSRYQEAFRLLEDKENIAFVDGNQSVEEISNAIFDIVSALQNNQE; this is translated from the coding sequence ATGGCTAAAAAAAATCTATTCATAGTTCTTGAAGGTATTGATGGGAGCGGGAAGAGCACCCAGACAAAATTATTGAAAGAGAAGCTGGCAAAAGCTGGTCATAAGCTATACACAACCTTTGAGCCTACGGATAGTCCAATTGGATCCCTAATCCGGAATATTTTTAACAGACGTGTCGTTACGGATAATAGAGCGATTGCAGCGCTGTTCGTTGCTGATCGCCTCGATCATTTATTGAACCCCGTGAACGGCATCATCAAAAAATTGGAAGAGGGATACACCGTTATTTGTGATCGTTATTATTTTTCCTCCTATGCCTACCAATCGGAAGAGGTCAGTTTAAACTGGCTGATTGAAGCGAACTCCATCAGTCAGAATCTATTGAAACCGGATGTGAACATCTACATCGATATCGATCCGGAGATCAGTATGGAACGCTTGAATAAGGACAGAAGCTCGCTGGAGATTTTCGAGAACCTCAGCAACCTGCAGAAAGTTCGGAGCCGATACCAAGAAGCATTCCGCTTGTTGGAAGATAAGGAAAACATTGCCTTTGTTGATGGTAACCAATCGGTCGAGGAGATCAGCAACGCCATTTTTGACATCGTTTCTGCGCTGCAAAACAACCAAGAGTAA
- a CDS encoding DoxX family protein: MKDLIEIISGNQHPAYNVQLSIGLLFLRVVPGLFLLLHGLPKLGNPTSWMGDAFPGILQVLAVFFEVIGGLALIVGFLVPLFSAGIVITMVFATIFGHLMQNDPLIRLTVSSLNEGSGANYLFFPKWFVLAGGRSVFGTGSAELAILFLVIALCLVFTGGGKYAIDHTIAGYLQKVTSKT, from the coding sequence ATGAAAGATTTAATCGAGATTATCTCAGGGAATCAACACCCTGCGTACAATGTTCAGCTTTCCATTGGACTATTATTTTTGAGAGTTGTTCCCGGTCTGTTCCTCTTATTGCATGGTCTGCCAAAATTAGGAAATCCAACCTCATGGATGGGAGATGCCTTCCCCGGAATTCTGCAGGTATTGGCTGTATTCTTTGAGGTCATTGGTGGGTTAGCTTTAATCGTTGGATTTTTAGTTCCTCTTTTTTCAGCCGGCATCGTGATCACAATGGTCTTCGCTACTATTTTTGGACACCTCATGCAAAATGATCCGCTCATTAGGTTGACTGTTTCTAGTTTAAACGAGGGTTCGGGAGCCAATTACCTGTTTTTCCCAAAATGGTTTGTTCTGGCAGGCGGACGGAGTGTTTTCGGGACGGGCTCAGCTGAGCTTGCCATCCTATTTCTGGTTATTGCCCTATGTTTGGTTTTCACAGGCGGCGGTAAGTATGCTATTGACCATACAATTGCCGGATACCTCCAGAAAGTAACCAGCAAAACCTAA
- a CDS encoding winged helix-turn-helix transcriptional regulator, whose translation MRKSNSTNSINKAQLEEDCGMAYTISVLSGRWKLSILAYLTRTERMRYSELKKTITGISERMLINQLRELAEDGLIDRISFPEVPPRVEYKLSSKGKSLTYILNEMSKWGKNNQE comes from the coding sequence ATGAGAAAATCCAATTCAACAAACTCTATAAATAAAGCACAATTGGAAGAAGACTGCGGAATGGCTTATACTATTTCTGTATTAAGTGGCAGATGGAAGCTGAGCATCTTGGCCTATCTGACCAGGACTGAGCGAATGCGGTATAGCGAATTAAAAAAAACCATAACAGGTATTTCCGAACGCATGCTGATAAATCAATTAAGGGAACTAGCCGAAGATGGATTGATTGACAGAATATCTTTCCCCGAAGTGCCGCCAAGGGTGGAATATAAACTTTCCTCCAAAGGGAAATCCTTAACGTACATTCTCAATGAAATGTCGAAATGGGGTAAAAACAACCAAGAATAA
- a CDS encoding TetR/AcrR family transcriptional regulator, translating into MKKAEITRLTILEHAFELIYTQGYQTTSIDDILARTKVTKGAFYYHFKNKDEMGIAIIHELIKPNFEHYFIKPLVQEKDPMEALYQMMHDALLKNKFLKVEFGCPASNLTIEMAPWNANFTKALNELALKWKMCMEICLQKGIEQHVFRKDIDPEQVAIFIMSGYWGIRNLGKLVNSTKVYKDFLKQFEAYLKSLK; encoded by the coding sequence ATGAAGAAAGCAGAAATTACTCGACTGACTATTTTAGAACATGCATTTGAGCTCATCTATACACAGGGTTATCAAACAACGAGTATCGATGATATCCTGGCACGAACAAAGGTGACCAAAGGTGCATTTTATTACCATTTCAAAAATAAAGATGAAATGGGCATCGCTATTATCCATGAATTGATAAAGCCCAATTTTGAGCATTATTTCATAAAACCATTGGTTCAGGAAAAGGATCCGATGGAGGCACTCTACCAGATGATGCATGATGCTTTATTGAAGAATAAATTCCTGAAAGTGGAATTTGGCTGTCCTGCATCGAATTTAACCATAGAAATGGCTCCTTGGAATGCAAATTTCACCAAAGCTTTGAACGAATTGGCACTCAAATGGAAAATGTGCATGGAAATATGTCTGCAAAAAGGAATCGAACAGCACGTATTTCGAAAAGATATAGATCCGGAACAGGTGGCCATTTTTATCATGTCCGGATATTGGGGCATTCGAAACCTGGGCAAACTCGTAAACTCCACCAAGGTCTATAAAGATTTCCTGAAACAGTTTGAAGCCTATCTGAAATCCTTAAAATAA
- a CDS encoding DUF3817 domain-containing protein: MRISLKSTVGRLRLLAILEGISLLLLVFVAVPLKYLFHYPDFVKALGPIHGILFVLFIFSTINVGIAQRWSFRSTTWKVLVACLIPFGTFYIDHRILSKIAE; this comes from the coding sequence ATGCGCATCTCACTAAAATCAACTGTCGGAAGACTTAGACTGCTGGCCATTTTGGAAGGTATCTCCCTCTTGCTCCTTGTCTTTGTCGCTGTGCCCCTCAAGTATCTTTTCCATTACCCGGATTTCGTCAAGGCCCTCGGCCCGATCCATGGAATTCTATTCGTGCTTTTTATTTTCAGCACCATCAACGTAGGCATAGCGCAAAGGTGGTCGTTCAGATCTACCACCTGGAAAGTATTGGTCGCTTGCCTGATCCCTTTTGGAACCTTTTACATCGATCACAGAATATTAAGTAAAATAGCGGAATGA
- a CDS encoding carboxymuconolactone decarboxylase family protein translates to MKLPVLIAFIACSLPAGAQTNPENMESQRYKRGWEKLKEIDGEAGEQVILSLADISPDLGKFIVAYAFGDIYTRETLDLKTKEIAVVAILTAMGTAQPQLKVHINGALNTGSTISEVKEVILQMSVYSGFPSTINGMNTLKEVLEERRHRGIQDEIGNPPSETDNADRLTKGTQALSALDSLQVERLKNAYANFSPELVQFTLEYGYGDIFSRDNLSKKYRQIATISALTAMGTAKPQLKFHIHAALNIGITTEEIKEIMLLMTIYAGFPAAINGTNALKEVMDEREEEPHLN, encoded by the coding sequence ATGAAATTACCTGTCCTTATTGCGTTCATTGCCTGTAGTTTACCTGCAGGCGCGCAAACAAATCCAGAAAACATGGAATCACAACGGTATAAAAGGGGGTGGGAAAAACTCAAGGAGATTGATGGCGAAGCAGGTGAACAGGTCATCCTAAGTTTAGCGGATATTTCGCCTGATCTAGGAAAGTTTATTGTCGCATACGCATTTGGCGATATCTATACCAGGGAAACACTGGATCTGAAAACAAAGGAAATCGCTGTAGTGGCAATATTGACCGCTATGGGTACCGCCCAGCCACAATTGAAAGTACATATCAACGGTGCGCTGAATACGGGGAGCACGATCAGCGAAGTGAAGGAGGTGATTTTACAGATGTCTGTTTATTCAGGCTTTCCGAGTACCATCAACGGGATGAATACACTCAAGGAGGTTCTGGAGGAAAGGCGGCACCGTGGAATTCAGGATGAAATTGGGAATCCACCCTCCGAAACCGATAATGCTGACCGACTAACCAAAGGCACACAGGCCTTATCGGCATTGGACAGCTTGCAGGTTGAAAGACTGAAAAATGCGTATGCTAATTTCTCCCCCGAATTGGTGCAGTTTACCCTGGAATATGGTTATGGAGATATTTTTTCAAGGGATAATTTAAGTAAAAAGTACCGCCAGATTGCGACGATCTCCGCTTTAACCGCAATGGGAACCGCAAAGCCACAATTGAAATTCCATATCCATGCAGCATTGAACATTGGAATTACTACAGAAGAAATAAAAGAAATTATGTTGCTCATGACCATTTATGCTGGTTTTCCAGCGGCAATAAACGGTACAAATGCGTTGAAAGAGGTGATGGATGAGAGGGAAGAAGAACCCCACCTGAATTAA
- a CDS encoding helix-turn-helix domain-containing protein, producing MKNYSIDDIIPNTDRTVGYFTGVFEDTPDPTIAWPHRHDFYSLVWFTKGEGINVIDFDEHEITPNRIFTINPNQIHNWHYSIDSCGYFLLIDAPDAKQFHVDFSTPFIDLKVEDTLFIEEVFKRMVNGNNQLQAISYLLSLLKTDAGPVNNSNPTLSEIKRLIAENLDKNLAIHQYAAELGIDSRMLNQICKDETGLSPKQLELDMRITEAKRLMLYTAMNTSEIAFRLGFADTSYFSRIFKNKAKISPSAFREKYLKNSIKS from the coding sequence ATGAAAAATTATTCCATAGACGATATTATTCCAAACACTGATCGAACTGTCGGTTATTTTACCGGTGTATTTGAGGATACACCTGATCCTACCATTGCATGGCCCCATAGGCACGATTTTTATTCCCTGGTCTGGTTCACGAAAGGAGAGGGAATAAATGTAATCGACTTTGATGAACATGAAATTACGCCAAACAGGATTTTCACCATAAATCCGAATCAAATCCATAACTGGCATTATTCCATTGACAGTTGCGGATATTTTCTACTTATCGATGCTCCAGATGCCAAACAATTCCATGTCGATTTTTCAACACCATTCATTGATTTGAAAGTGGAAGATACGCTATTCATCGAAGAGGTTTTCAAGCGTATGGTCAATGGGAATAACCAGTTGCAGGCAATTTCCTACCTGCTGTCCTTGCTCAAAACTGATGCAGGACCTGTCAATAATTCGAATCCTACCCTTTCAGAAATTAAGCGGTTAATAGCTGAAAATCTTGATAAAAATCTGGCCATCCACCAATATGCAGCGGAATTGGGAATTGACTCCCGAATGTTGAACCAAATCTGTAAAGATGAAACGGGTTTATCGCCAAAACAACTGGAATTGGACATGAGAATTACGGAAGCAAAAAGGTTGATGTTATACACTGCTATGAATACCTCAGAAATTGCCTTTCGGTTAGGGTTTGCGGATACTTCCTATTTCTCCCGGATTTTTAAAAATAAAGCCAAGATTTCGCCCTCTGCATTTCGGGAAAAGTACCTAAAAAATTCAATTAAGTCCTAA